Proteins from a single region of Pseudomonas quebecensis:
- a CDS encoding polysaccharide biosynthesis/export family protein, giving the protein MKSTVLALAVMALAACNTPARIEPPDDKTVEDGKRALDQLAQLPPAVERIRIGDQLRIVRDAGEMPTLSAFNVSTIYELTLYTVQTDGKINYPFLGPIQVAGRQPSELATELTNKLAPTYREPRVTVNINQAPGNSVIVGGAVNNPTAVQIATANTLEQAIVGAGGINPAGDASMVALLREDAQGAYRAYFLDFSQLLKTGPNGRKPVHLQRGDVVFVPKSNVGERIQGVDTYLNQLIPFTKSIGVGYNYTRTSGGSN; this is encoded by the coding sequence ATGAAAAGCACCGTGCTCGCCCTGGCCGTGATGGCCCTGGCCGCCTGCAATACACCGGCACGCATCGAGCCCCCGGATGACAAGACCGTCGAGGACGGCAAGCGCGCCCTCGATCAACTGGCGCAGTTGCCGCCGGCGGTGGAACGCATCCGCATCGGCGACCAGTTGCGCATCGTGCGCGACGCCGGCGAGATGCCCACGCTGTCGGCGTTCAATGTCAGCACTATCTACGAGTTGACGCTGTACACCGTGCAAACCGACGGCAAGATCAACTACCCGTTCCTGGGGCCGATCCAGGTCGCCGGGCGCCAACCGTCGGAGCTGGCCACCGAGCTGACCAACAAGCTCGCGCCGACCTATCGCGAGCCGCGCGTGACGGTGAATATCAACCAGGCGCCGGGCAACTCGGTGATCGTCGGCGGTGCGGTGAACAACCCGACCGCGGTGCAGATCGCCACGGCCAACACCCTGGAGCAGGCCATCGTCGGTGCCGGCGGGATCAACCCGGCGGGCGACGCCAGCATGGTCGCCCTGCTGCGCGAAGACGCCCAGGGCGCCTACCGCGCGTACTTCCTGGACTTCAGCCAGTTGCTCAAGACCGGCCCCAATGGACGCAAACCGGTGCACCTGCAACGCGGCGACGTGGTGTTCGTGCCCAAGTCCAATGTGGGCGAGCGCATCCAGGGCGTGGATACCTACCTGAACCAGTTGATTCCGTTCACCAAGTCCATTGGCGTCGGCTACAACTACACGCGCACCAGCGGCGGCAGCAATTAA
- a CDS encoding GumC family protein encodes MIEIRSFRDLLRLFFIFRHEFKLAAIAALVIILLGAFLLPAKYESTARLLVKPGRDSTLPIEISNRQALVMPSTQRDPIVDEERLLTGRPIVRAVAEHYLEVLDNAPPPEGAWKRIKYYVKSAIGAVFDGLRVVLETVGVVEKTTPVERLAASLEKNFDVSHAAGSTVMDITFTWGDPQVAQEVVKHWVETYINERTQALGRKSLYAFYEGQVSNSATEIKSYKQQILTHLNEIGAASITDRLEDLSERINVLRGEVFNTTRLIASSDSAIESTRNQLKSQPKEVTTVRQIALNPQQQDLRRLLNQKLLEKADMMRTYTDNAPPVKALDASIKAMQAQVASESNTVQSSENRAPNTLEIHLQRVLLDESSNNRALRTQLTQQQKQLANLEGQRKQALEIEPELTRLARELSATERNYALYVDNLEKSRIDRELDNSQISNIAVIEEATLNPGRIFPKTLVMLMLAIPFAIVVGLLVVYLCYLLDQRIHDGGLVERKFGLPLWTTLPELDTSTAQSTNAFNASIYRLYSLLRPDRIAEQGLTLGLTSARHGEGVTFVVEQLRQLLDENGINARVGGAEPAAPGEVVLLDASALLDNRDAFVALRRADLIALVVEAQKSTVPVVEHALSILNTAFGKVDGIIINRRKFEVPSKVLKTIAKYRGAF; translated from the coding sequence ATGATCGAGATCCGTTCTTTTCGCGATCTTCTGCGCCTGTTCTTCATTTTCCGCCACGAGTTCAAGCTGGCGGCCATCGCCGCGCTGGTGATCATTCTGCTGGGGGCGTTCCTGCTGCCGGCCAAGTACGAATCCACCGCGCGCCTGTTGGTCAAGCCCGGGCGTGATTCGACGTTGCCGATCGAGATCAGCAATCGCCAGGCCCTGGTGATGCCCAGCACCCAGCGCGACCCGATCGTCGACGAAGAGCGCTTGCTGACCGGCCGCCCGATCGTGCGCGCCGTGGCCGAGCACTACCTGGAAGTGCTCGACAACGCGCCGCCGCCGGAAGGTGCCTGGAAGCGCATCAAGTACTACGTCAAGAGCGCCATCGGCGCGGTGTTCGACGGTTTGCGCGTGGTGCTGGAAACCGTCGGTGTCGTCGAGAAAACCACGCCGGTCGAGCGCCTCGCCGCCAGCCTGGAGAAAAATTTTGACGTAAGCCACGCCGCCGGCTCCACGGTGATGGACATTACCTTTACCTGGGGCGACCCCCAGGTCGCACAGGAGGTCGTCAAGCACTGGGTCGAAACCTACATCAACGAACGCACCCAGGCCCTGGGACGCAAGAGCCTGTATGCCTTCTACGAGGGGCAGGTGTCCAACAGCGCCACCGAAATCAAGAGCTACAAACAGCAGATTCTCACGCACTTGAATGAGATTGGCGCGGCGAGCATCACCGATCGCCTGGAGGATTTGTCCGAGCGCATCAACGTGCTGCGTGGCGAAGTGTTCAATACCACGCGCCTGATCGCCTCGTCCGACAGCGCCATCGAGAGCACCCGCAACCAGCTCAAGAGCCAGCCCAAGGAAGTCACCACGGTACGCCAGATCGCACTGAACCCGCAGCAGCAGGACCTGCGCCGCCTGCTCAATCAGAAGCTGCTGGAAAAAGCCGACATGATGCGCACCTACACCGACAACGCGCCTCCGGTCAAAGCTCTGGATGCGTCGATCAAGGCGATGCAGGCCCAGGTCGCCAGCGAAAGCAACACGGTGCAAAGCTCCGAGAACCGCGCGCCGAACACGCTGGAAATTCACTTGCAGCGGGTGCTGCTGGATGAGTCGAGCAACAACCGCGCCCTGCGCACTCAGTTGACTCAGCAACAGAAACAACTGGCCAACCTCGAAGGCCAGCGCAAGCAAGCCTTGGAAATCGAACCGGAACTGACCCGTCTGGCCCGCGAACTGAGCGCCACCGAGCGTAACTACGCGCTGTACGTCGACAATCTGGAAAAATCACGTATCGACCGTGAGCTGGACAACAGCCAGATCAGCAATATCGCCGTAATCGAAGAAGCCACCCTCAACCCCGGGCGCATTTTTCCCAAAACCCTGGTAATGCTCATGCTGGCGATTCCATTCGCCATCGTTGTAGGACTGCTGGTGGTCTACCTGTGCTACTTGCTGGACCAGCGCATCCACGACGGCGGATTGGTGGAGCGCAAGTTCGGCCTGCCGCTGTGGACGACCCTGCCGGAGCTGGACACCAGCACCGCGCAAAGCACCAACGCCTTCAATGCGAGCATCTACCGCCTCTACAGCCTGTTGCGCCCGGACCGCATCGCCGAACAGGGCCTGACCCTGGGGCTCACCTCGGCACGGCATGGCGAAGGGGTGACGTTCGTGGTTGAACAACTACGTCAGTTGCTGGACGAGAACGGCATCAACGCGCGGGTCGGCGGTGCTGAACCGGCGGCGCCCGGTGAAGTGGTGCTGCTGGACGCCTCGGCCCTGCTGGACAACCGTGATGCGTTTGTCGCCCTGCGCCGCGCCGACCTGATTGCACTGGTGGTGGAAGCCCAGAAAAGCACGGTGCCGGTGGTCGAGCATGCGCTGTCGATCCTCAACACTGCGTTTGGCAAAGTCGACGGCATCATTATCAACCGGCGCAAGTTCGAGGTGCCGTCCAAGGTGCTCAAGACCATCGCCAAATACCGGGGAGCGTTCTGA
- a CDS encoding glycosyltransferase: protein MRIALLAPLPPEKNGIADYANHFRTALQALGVTVLTPLAGVAGNSEAIRSAIAAFDWHSVNLVHAELGGGRLGEFLALRELRKACPLLPLTATVHDPERMVWRREQLPFPLNLLERLPSPMPQAAVVLADPLTLREERQVAQGLTRLITLTRLGAECLSQRMQLPAGKVAVINHANLAIDPVALPPLEPLRLLYFGFIYRGKGIEDLVQALADVFNQDPQLRKRVRLTLAGGTAPEMAFGAGGNYLEQLKGQIAELGLADAVDWQLNLPADQIAQTIQAHHVMVLPYRESKKLGLLGRQRGTSGALSWATACGRGAITSDARAFAEEVASGNGAIYPEGDVAALGEQLLRLARQPLLARDWAERAGEIGRERLWPKTAGTFIELFDQAIAGARHGA from the coding sequence ATGCGTATCGCCCTGCTCGCGCCGTTGCCGCCGGAGAAAAACGGGATCGCCGACTACGCGAACCATTTCCGCACGGCACTCCAAGCGCTCGGCGTGACGGTGCTGACACCGTTGGCGGGCGTGGCGGGCAACAGCGAGGCCATCAGGTCGGCCATCGCCGCCTTTGACTGGCACAGCGTGAACCTGGTCCATGCCGAGCTGGGCGGCGGCCGGCTGGGGGAATTCCTGGCCTTGCGTGAACTGCGCAAGGCCTGCCCGCTATTGCCGCTGACCGCCACCGTGCACGACCCAGAGCGGATGGTGTGGCGACGCGAACAACTGCCGTTTCCGTTGAACCTGCTCGAACGCCTGCCCAGCCCGATGCCCCAGGCAGCGGTGGTGCTGGCCGATCCGTTGACCCTGCGCGAAGAACGCCAGGTCGCCCAGGGCCTGACGCGGCTGATCACCCTTACGCGCCTGGGGGCCGAATGCCTGAGCCAGCGCATGCAACTGCCCGCCGGCAAAGTGGCGGTGATCAACCATGCCAATCTGGCCATCGACCCGGTTGCGCTGCCGCCTCTGGAGCCTCTGCGCCTGCTGTACTTCGGGTTTATCTACCGCGGCAAGGGCATCGAAGACCTGGTTCAGGCGCTGGCGGACGTATTCAATCAAGACCCGCAGCTGCGCAAGCGGGTGCGCCTGACCCTGGCCGGTGGCACGGCGCCGGAAATGGCCTTCGGCGCGGGCGGCAACTACCTGGAACAGCTCAAGGGACAGATCGCCGAACTGGGCCTGGCCGATGCCGTCGACTGGCAACTGAACCTGCCGGCTGACCAGATCGCCCAGACGATCCAGGCTCACCACGTCATGGTGCTGCCTTATCGCGAATCGAAAAAACTCGGCCTGCTGGGGCGCCAGCGCGGCACCAGTGGCGCGCTGTCCTGGGCCACGGCCTGCGGGCGCGGCGCAATCACCTCCGATGCCCGTGCGTTTGCCGAGGAAGTCGCCAGCGGCAACGGCGCCATCTACCCCGAAGGCGATGTAGCCGCGCTGGGCGAGCAGCTCCTGAGACTGGCGCGCCAACCGCTGCTGGCCAGGGACTGGGCCGAGCGCGCCGGCGAAATCGGGCGCGAGCGCCTGTGGCCCAAGACCGCCGGCACATTCATCGAACTGTTTGACCAAGCCATCGCAGGAGCTCGCCATGGCGCGTAA
- a CDS encoding GH39 family glycosyl hydrolase, whose product MARKRTYFATLTVIVALGLTGFFWGRQADAESHVLKAGKVVVWKDFLGVNAQFLWFSPERYQKQIDRLKALGLEWVRLDLHWDQLEPVEGQYQVATLDQLVQKLQANQLKSVFYLVGSAPFATTAPAGAPYQDQYPPKDPNVFANRMLLLSQRYPSVNAWQVWNEPNLLGFWRPVADPAGYARLLTVTATALRTVNPSKPVVAAGMAFFSEMPNGQSMLEALGALGVASLNTVMSYHPYTQLPEGNDPANLDFIAKTTQLNQALRSSGVQTLWSTEWGWSTYKGPKDAQDIISPQAQADYVVRRLALMSALDYDRIFLFTLSDLDQRASVRDQSYGLLDIDANPKPVYTALKNFLDVSGPRLTPADPPGADRLPDGLFSIAWTRADGRRLWFFWSAQGGNAHLPGLARATLYDPLRGTQTPVTGAQGLTVPVKPNLQILLWD is encoded by the coding sequence ATGGCGCGTAAACGCACCTACTTCGCCACGCTGACCGTGATCGTCGCCCTTGGCCTGACGGGGTTTTTCTGGGGCCGCCAGGCGGACGCCGAAAGCCATGTGCTCAAGGCCGGCAAGGTGGTGGTATGGAAGGATTTCCTGGGGGTGAACGCGCAGTTCCTGTGGTTCAGCCCCGAGCGCTATCAGAAGCAGATCGATCGCCTCAAGGCGCTGGGGTTGGAGTGGGTGCGCCTGGATTTGCATTGGGACCAGCTGGAGCCCGTCGAGGGCCAATATCAGGTAGCTACCCTGGATCAGTTGGTGCAGAAGCTGCAGGCCAATCAGCTCAAGTCGGTGTTCTACCTCGTCGGGTCCGCGCCGTTCGCGACCACTGCACCGGCCGGCGCGCCCTACCAGGACCAATACCCGCCCAAAGACCCGAACGTATTCGCCAACCGCATGCTGCTGTTGTCCCAGCGCTACCCCAGCGTGAACGCCTGGCAGGTGTGGAACGAACCGAACCTGTTGGGCTTCTGGCGCCCGGTGGCGGACCCTGCCGGTTATGCCAGGCTGCTGACGGTCACCGCCACGGCGCTGCGCACGGTCAACCCGAGCAAACCGGTGGTGGCCGCCGGCATGGCGTTCTTCAGTGAAATGCCCAACGGCCAGTCCATGCTCGAGGCGCTCGGTGCGCTGGGGGTGGCAAGCCTGAACACGGTGATGTCCTACCACCCCTACACCCAATTGCCCGAAGGCAACGACCCCGCCAACCTCGACTTTATCGCCAAGACTACCCAGCTCAACCAGGCTTTGCGGAGCAGCGGGGTCCAGACTTTATGGAGCACCGAGTGGGGCTGGTCGACCTACAAGGGGCCCAAGGACGCTCAGGACATCATCAGCCCGCAGGCCCAGGCCGACTACGTGGTGCGGCGCCTGGCACTGATGAGCGCGCTGGACTACGACAGAATCTTCCTGTTTACCCTGAGCGACCTCGACCAACGCGCCAGCGTGCGGGACCAGTCCTACGGCTTGCTGGACATCGACGCCAATCCCAAGCCGGTCTACACCGCACTGAAAAATTTCCTCGACGTCAGCGGGCCCAGGCTCACTCCCGCCGACCCGCCCGGCGCCGACCGCTTGCCCGACGGCCTGTTCAGCATCGCCTGGACGCGCGCCGACGGGCGCAGGCTGTGGTTTTTCTGGTCGGCCCAGGGCGGCAACGCGCACTTGCCCGGCTTGGCCCGCGCCACGTTATACGACCCGCTGCGCGGCACCCAAACCCCGGTCACCGGCGCTCAAGGGCTGACCGTACCGGTCAAGCCGAACCTGCAAATTCTGTTATGGGATTAG
- a CDS encoding glycosyltransferase family 4 protein, with product MRILWILPYSPWPATSGGKTRQFHLLRSLAARGHRITLLLHDKHPVAPADRQVLEAFLEQVIILPRRPLRSFTTLLAGLFAPYPLLASVNGLSAALQARFEQLLSEHWDVVQIEHSYTFQPYEQALARQRQPFVLTEHNVESALGAATYDRLPRWSLPFIRYDQWRYQRWEQRVMRQAAQVVAVTTSDAQVLETIAGKPLSVVVNGVDCAHFAGARPDPATQRVLFLGNYEYAPNVDAIEWALEEILPKVWEHCPEARMSVCGFGMPGSWRERWPDPRIEWQGFVPDLLQLQSRCSVFLAPLRHGGGSKLKVLEALAAGLPLASTEQGVSGLDLVEGLDYLGGQSASGLANAVVRLLQHPEAAVPMGEAGRAYVRRAHDWNVAASQLEQVYAALAPHPHEEPACV from the coding sequence ATGCGCATTTTATGGATCCTGCCCTACTCGCCCTGGCCCGCCACCAGCGGCGGCAAGACGCGCCAGTTCCACCTGCTGCGCAGCCTGGCCGCGCGCGGACACCGGATCACCCTGCTGCTGCACGACAAACACCCGGTGGCGCCCGCCGACCGCCAGGTGCTGGAGGCGTTTCTTGAACAGGTGATCATCCTGCCCCGCCGCCCGTTGCGCAGCTTCACGACCCTGTTGGCAGGGTTGTTCGCACCCTACCCGCTGCTGGCCAGTGTCAACGGGCTGTCGGCAGCGCTGCAGGCGCGCTTCGAGCAGTTACTGAGCGAGCACTGGGACGTGGTGCAGATCGAACATTCCTACACCTTCCAGCCTTACGAACAGGCGCTGGCGCGTCAGCGCCAACCCTTCGTGCTGACCGAGCACAACGTAGAGTCGGCCCTCGGTGCCGCCACCTATGACCGGCTGCCGCGCTGGTCGCTGCCGTTTATCCGCTATGACCAATGGCGCTACCAGCGTTGGGAACAACGGGTGATGCGCCAGGCCGCCCAGGTGGTGGCCGTTACCACCAGCGACGCCCAAGTGCTGGAAACCATCGCCGGCAAACCGCTGTCGGTGGTGGTCAACGGCGTGGACTGCGCGCACTTCGCCGGCGCGCGCCCGGACCCTGCGACCCAGCGTGTGCTGTTCCTGGGCAACTATGAATATGCACCCAATGTGGATGCTATCGAGTGGGCGCTGGAAGAGATTCTGCCGAAGGTCTGGGAGCACTGCCCCGAGGCGCGCATGAGCGTGTGCGGCTTCGGCATGCCCGGCAGCTGGCGCGAGCGCTGGCCGGACCCGCGTATCGAATGGCAAGGCTTTGTGCCCGACCTGCTGCAATTGCAATCTCGCTGTTCGGTGTTCCTGGCGCCGCTGCGCCACGGTGGCGGCTCCAAGCTCAAGGTGCTGGAAGCTCTGGCCGCCGGCCTGCCGCTGGCGAGCACCGAGCAAGGTGTGTCGGGGCTGGATCTGGTGGAAGGTCTGGACTATCTCGGCGGGCAAAGCGCCAGCGGCCTGGCGAATGCCGTGGTACGTCTGCTGCAGCACCCTGAAGCCGCCGTGCCGATGGGCGAAGCGGGCCGCGCCTATGTGCGCCGCGCCCATGATTGGAACGTTGCGGCCAGCCAGCTGGAGCAGGTGTATGCCGCCCTGGCGCCGCACCCCCACGAGGAGCCCGCATGCGTGTAG
- a CDS encoding glycosyltransferase family 4 protein, with protein sequence MRVGLDYRTVGTSPQSGISRQVYALESALYTLPEIELERFTVAPLGDETRLQAHCPVWGCAKTAMHQPHNRLRFEAGFLPRALREQHIDLYISTFNMGLPLPPKPQGLRTVVLLHDLFQITLQNYHANRLKALIYKTSDRLSIAYAVHSADRVWTPSRYSADETARLFPKATGKIRVLPNQVDGFSALAADLTARQLPARYWLLVGTRELRKNVPFLVEAWQQARRQSPAVPELVLVGSLEHLPPAQRALPGIRALSGVSDAELHALYRHAERLWQPSYAEGFGLPVIEALSVGTPVAVASGTSLDEITPPTAPRFSPTDGPALMQLMLTLSERPAEDSPEQRRLWAERFNHHAYRQRLGELIEELK encoded by the coding sequence ATGCGTGTAGGCCTGGATTACCGCACCGTTGGCACCTCGCCGCAATCGGGCATCAGTCGCCAGGTGTATGCGCTGGAAAGCGCCTTGTACACGCTGCCGGAGATCGAACTGGAGCGCTTCACCGTCGCGCCCCTGGGCGATGAAACCCGCTTGCAGGCCCACTGCCCGGTCTGGGGCTGCGCGAAGACCGCGATGCACCAGCCGCACAATCGCCTGCGCTTCGAGGCCGGCTTTCTGCCGCGTGCGCTGCGCGAGCAGCATATCGACCTGTATATCAGCACGTTCAACATGGGCCTGCCGTTGCCGCCCAAGCCACAAGGCCTGCGCACCGTGGTGCTGCTGCATGACCTGTTCCAGATCACCTTGCAGAACTACCACGCCAATCGTCTCAAGGCGCTGATCTACAAGACCAGCGATCGCCTGTCGATTGCCTACGCGGTGCACAGTGCCGACCGCGTGTGGACGCCGTCGCGGTACAGCGCGGACGAGACCGCGCGGCTGTTCCCCAAGGCCACCGGCAAGATTCGCGTGCTGCCCAATCAGGTCGACGGGTTTAGCGCGCTGGCCGCCGACCTCACGGCGCGCCAACTGCCCGCGCGCTACTGGCTGTTGGTAGGCACCCGCGAGTTGCGCAAGAACGTGCCGTTTCTGGTGGAGGCATGGCAGCAGGCGCGACGCCAGTCACCTGCGGTACCGGAACTGGTGCTGGTGGGCAGCCTTGAGCATTTGCCGCCAGCCCAGCGCGCACTGCCGGGGATTCGGGCATTGAGCGGCGTGTCGGATGCCGAGTTGCATGCGCTGTATCGCCACGCCGAACGCCTGTGGCAACCCTCGTACGCAGAGGGCTTCGGCCTGCCGGTGATCGAGGCGCTGAGCGTGGGCACCCCGGTGGCGGTGGCCAGCGGCACCTCGTTGGATGAAATCACGCCACCCACTGCGCCGCGTTTTTCTCCCACCGACGGTCCGGCGCTGATGCAGTTGATGCTCACCCTGAGCGAGCGGCCCGCCGAGGACTCGCCCGAACAACGCCGCCTGTGGGCCGAGCGCTTCAATCACCACGCCTATCGCCAGCGCCTGGGCGAACTGATCGAGGAACTGAAGTGA
- a CDS encoding O-antigen ligase family protein, producing the protein MNLASLVAILFGLLFGALALLLSPAKAFLAVIGLAGVVTILRFPLWGLLLFAGMATFMPYSTVNLGIRSTVSEAILALTWGAIVWHSFLSRLPATPSLATRPTDQMLLWLMLFSVFPFIVGQVTVQADTSGVANWLRWLLNLSGVFLAARLLVERKHREALVIALLLGTLAMLLLSIAVFVRTRSGAGIASILAMFNYANFDMLKFGLEAMSSRMGSPWTHPNAIGGIMALLLPLAFCFGMTEQGWRRALGLGVACLGAAALLLASSRGAMVSLALVLMWMAIRRVPYTGRLLMIGAALTVALVLAYPPLQDRLATIFSSSNASTEVRFDEYRMFPQAVASYPLGIGFKADPPVPGSHLLGISNLWLNYIYKVGLAGMLLFVAVTVRWWREARPDKGPIRLTKDNALWLGTTAGILSALVSGLFDHYFSFAVVMVALFWLMVGINVLEARRLFPARVPQVKRVAHGKPLIDGAPF; encoded by the coding sequence GTGAACCTGGCCAGTCTCGTCGCGATTCTCTTCGGCCTGCTGTTTGGTGCCCTGGCCCTGCTGCTGTCCCCGGCCAAGGCATTCTTGGCGGTGATCGGCCTGGCGGGCGTAGTGACCATCCTGCGGTTCCCGCTGTGGGGCTTGCTGCTGTTTGCGGGGATGGCGACGTTCATGCCGTACTCCACGGTCAATCTCGGCATTCGCAGCACGGTCAGCGAAGCGATCCTGGCCCTGACCTGGGGCGCGATTGTGTGGCACAGCTTTCTGTCACGCCTGCCGGCCACGCCGAGCCTGGCGACGCGGCCCACCGACCAGATGCTGCTGTGGCTGATGCTGTTCAGCGTGTTTCCCTTCATTGTGGGGCAGGTCACCGTCCAGGCCGACACCAGCGGCGTGGCCAACTGGCTGCGCTGGTTGTTGAACCTGTCAGGGGTGTTTCTCGCCGCCAGGCTGCTGGTGGAACGTAAACACCGCGAGGCGCTGGTGATCGCCCTGCTGCTGGGCACCCTGGCGATGCTGCTGCTGTCGATCGCAGTGTTCGTGCGCACCCGCTCCGGCGCCGGCATTGCGTCGATTCTGGCAATGTTCAACTACGCCAACTTCGACATGCTCAAGTTCGGCCTGGAAGCCATGTCCTCGCGCATGGGTTCGCCCTGGACCCACCCGAATGCCATCGGCGGGATCATGGCCTTGCTGCTGCCGCTGGCGTTCTGCTTCGGCATGACCGAGCAAGGTTGGAGACGCGCGCTCGGCCTGGGCGTGGCATGTCTGGGTGCGGCGGCGTTGCTGCTGGCGAGCAGCCGTGGGGCGATGGTGAGCCTGGCATTGGTGTTGATGTGGATGGCCATTCGACGGGTGCCGTACACCGGGCGCCTGCTGATGATCGGCGCGGCGCTGACCGTGGCGTTGGTGCTCGCCTATCCACCGCTGCAGGACCGACTGGCAACCATCTTTTCCTCGAGCAATGCGAGTACCGAGGTGCGCTTCGACGAGTACCGCATGTTCCCACAGGCGGTGGCCTCCTATCCCCTGGGCATCGGGTTCAAGGCCGACCCACCGGTGCCCGGTTCGCACCTGCTGGGGATCTCCAACCTGTGGCTGAACTACATCTACAAGGTCGGCCTGGCCGGCATGCTGTTGTTTGTTGCGGTGACGGTACGCTGGTGGCGCGAGGCACGCCCGGATAAAGGCCCGATCCGCCTGACCAAGGACAATGCGTTGTGGCTCGGCACCACCGCCGGCATCCTGTCGGCGCTGGTCAGCGGCCTGTTCGACCACTACTTCAGTTTCGCGGTGGTGATGGTGGCGCTGTTCTGGCTGATGGTGGGGATCAATGTGCTGGAGGCCCGGCGGCTGTTCCCGGCGCGCGTGCCGCAGGTCAAGCGGGTGGCGCACGGTAAACCGCTGATTGATGGTGCGCCCTTCTGA
- a CDS encoding lipid II flippase MurJ has translation MLGSAAWLTLATLLGLCLGFAREWLLVAAWGAGERSDAFLIALFLPEALRMSLAGGVLSAAALPLYLARKERERLDWLAVLFPALLLIALLTSLLLMWLAPWLVQVLGPGLANSATALAANNLQIVAWCVPGLLLHALFSIPMQASERFVLAGLGSLLFNLPPVTYLAVAGSATQPHSLALACLAGSLLMPLALLPSIWRQGWRPWRWQLSAAPLRELGQRIGPLLLSNGASQGLALIERLVASLLGEGAVTWVNLARKLMNLPLIALMSLNQVLLGMMSRRQGDERLALLKRGLQTASVLTLPAGVGLVAAAPSLVALLLPSQSLDSPLPLLLAWFAVPLVFGAWNALLARYAYAAGDTRQPLRCELLGSLVNVLLLGALPFMVGLAGIPLAALAGVICTALLLMQRQALLDALPWARHWLLSALLLGLAALLLFPVPGVWLQLGLSTLAGAGVMLGMGLWLKPWRKA, from the coding sequence ATGCTCGGCTCCGCCGCGTGGCTGACCCTGGCAACCTTGCTGGGCCTGTGCCTGGGATTTGCCCGCGAGTGGCTGCTGGTGGCGGCGTGGGGCGCCGGCGAGCGCAGCGATGCGTTCCTGATCGCGTTGTTCCTGCCCGAAGCGCTGCGCATGTCGTTGGCCGGCGGCGTGCTGAGCGCCGCCGCACTGCCGCTGTACCTGGCGCGCAAGGAGCGCGAGCGACTGGACTGGCTGGCGGTATTGTTTCCGGCTCTGCTGTTGATTGCGCTGCTGACCAGCCTGCTGTTGATGTGGCTGGCACCCTGGCTGGTGCAGGTGCTGGGGCCTGGATTGGCGAACAGCGCCACGGCTCTGGCCGCCAATAACCTGCAGATCGTCGCGTGGTGCGTGCCGGGATTACTGCTGCACGCCCTGTTCAGCATTCCCATGCAGGCCAGCGAACGCTTTGTGCTGGCGGGGCTGGGCTCGTTGTTGTTCAACCTGCCGCCGGTGACTTACCTCGCCGTCGCGGGCAGCGCCACACAGCCGCACTCACTGGCGCTGGCGTGCCTGGCCGGCAGCCTGCTGATGCCGCTGGCACTGCTGCCGTCGATCTGGCGCCAGGGTTGGCGCCCGTGGCGTTGGCAACTGAGCGCTGCGCCGCTGCGGGAACTGGGCCAGCGCATCGGCCCGCTGCTGCTGAGCAACGGCGCCAGCCAGGGCCTGGCCTTGATCGAGCGCCTGGTGGCGTCGCTGCTGGGAGAAGGTGCGGTGACGTGGGTCAACCTGGCGCGCAAGCTGATGAACCTGCCGCTGATTGCGCTGATGAGCCTCAATCAGGTGCTGCTGGGCATGATGAGCCGACGCCAGGGCGATGAGCGCCTGGCCCTGCTCAAGCGCGGCCTGCAGACCGCCAGCGTGCTGACCCTGCCGGCGGGCGTCGGCCTGGTCGCCGCCGCGCCGAGCCTGGTGGCGCTGCTGCTGCCCAGCCAATCGCTGGATTCGCCGCTGCCGCTGCTGCTGGCCTGGTTTGCCGTACCGCTGGTGTTCGGCGCATGGAATGCCCTGCTCGCGCGTTACGCCTACGCCGCCGGCGACACTCGCCAGCCGCTGCGCTGCGAGCTGCTGGGCAGCCTGGTCAATGTACTGCTGCTGGGCGCCCTGCCGTTTATGGTTGGCCTGGCGGGCATCCCATTGGCCGCGCTGGCGGGCGTGATCTGCACGGCGTTGTTGTTGATGCAGCGCCAGGCGTTGCTCGACGCTCTGCCCTGGGCTCGTCACTGGCTGCTCAGTGCGCTGCTGCTGGGCCTGGCGGCGCTGCTGCTGTTCCCGGTGCCTGGGGTATGGCTGCAACTGGGGCTGAGCACGCTGGCCGGCGCGGGAGTGATGCTGGGTATGGGGCTGTGGCTCAAGCCGTGGCGTAAAGCATGA